The following proteins are encoded in a genomic region of Candidatus Limnocylindrales bacterium:
- a CDS encoding murein L,D-transpeptidase catalytic domain family protein — AAISTPASASFTIATICSSLNFDFLMTPPGPSESLLIECVLFREAYVTNSHVSCLGLFRCAETYNGSAGFSMRLDGLSPTNNNARSRGIVMHSSDYVEDATSKICGRSWGCPSVDHKYYEAIIAKLKDGSPLLSHYDGRFAI, encoded by the coding sequence AGGCCGCAATATCGACGCCGGCCTCGGCCTCTTTCACGATCGCGACGATCTGTTCCTCGCTGAATTTCGACTTCCTCATGACCCCTCCCGGGCCGTCGGAAAGTCTACTTATCGAGTGTGTCCTATTCAGGGAAGCTTACGTAACGAACTCCCACGTGAGCTGTTTGGGGCTTTTCCGATGTGCGGAAACCTACAACGGAAGCGCGGGCTTCTCGATGCGGCTGGACGGTCTCAGCCCGACCAACAACAACGCTCGTTCGCGCGGGATCGTTATGCATTCCAGCGACTACGTGGAGGACGCTACCTCAAAGATCTGCGGCCGAAGCTGGGGCTGCCCGTCTGTCGATCACAAGTACTATGAAGCGATCATTGCAAAACTGAAGGATGGTTCCCCGTTGCTGTCGCACTACGACGGGCGGTTCGCGATCTAG
- a CDS encoding CsgG/HfaB family protein, whose protein sequence is MRPILLLNLALSVAAAVAVSGCATESHRSLAPPAVASHGTAYSGPRYKLVIGKFQNRSTYMQGIFSDGTDRLGSQAKTALMGHLQQTGRFTLVDRANMDEIAFEADVSGRRQQLTGAEVAVTGDVTEFGRRNTGDVQAFGLLGAGAKQTAYAKVVLNIVDVRTSQVLYSAFGAGEYALSNREIAGFGSTAGYDATLNGKVLDLAIREAVNRLVEGLENGSWSPT, encoded by the coding sequence ATGCGACCGATCCTTCTGCTCAACCTTGCGCTCTCCGTAGCCGCTGCCGTCGCCGTCAGTGGCTGCGCAACCGAATCGCATCGAAGCCTCGCCCCGCCTGCCGTCGCATCGCACGGCACCGCCTACAGCGGCCCTAGATACAAGCTCGTCATCGGCAAGTTCCAGAACCGGTCGACGTACATGCAGGGCATCTTCTCCGACGGGACCGATCGCCTGGGCAGCCAGGCCAAGACCGCCTTGATGGGACATCTCCAGCAGACCGGTCGTTTCACGCTGGTCGATCGCGCCAACATGGACGAGATCGCCTTCGAGGCCGACGTTTCCGGGAGAAGGCAGCAGCTCACCGGCGCCGAGGTCGCGGTCACCGGCGACGTCACAGAATTCGGGCGACGGAATACCGGGGACGTGCAGGCGTTCGGTCTGCTCGGCGCAGGCGCCAAGCAGACCGCCTACGCCAAGGTCGTGCTCAACATCGTCGACGTTCGTACTTCCCAGGTGCTCTACTCGGCTTTCGGGGCGGGCGAGTACGCGCTCAGCAATCGCGAGATCGCCGGGTTCGGCAGCACCGCCGGCTACGATGCAACCCTGAACGGCAAAGTCCTGGACCTCGCGATTCGCGAGGCCGTCAATCGGCTCGTCGA